A stretch of the Medicago truncatula cultivar Jemalong A17 chromosome 5, MtrunA17r5.0-ANR, whole genome shotgun sequence genome encodes the following:
- the LOC11410873 gene encoding protein ENHANCED DISEASE RESISTANCE 4 produces MSSESAPKPRFVLCPKCRLLLQEPQNFDVYKCGGCGTTLQAKKRKSRAANSESSSNETDAAAPRNASDLVSGDKQYSNGEKLVSPQNNVSIEKASDSLSVDSSSEGNEGRNQIENSECNGKQPVTTQENGSREKASFSSSGECSSEENIERGQIENGECNEEKTVNSQENILREKITSSSSGECSLDGSGERGQMEKGECNEEQPVISQENDLREKATSSSEEFSLDGNSGRIQIENGKCDEEKLVPFNLSDEEPEDEVDIYKLSDIRRHTVSNRGYSNELPQASAEVIADNSVEKENETNLKLEEQINGNMPLEQTGNRLISALDSAPNNADLKELNGENLSLQRTEEDIGGNACTDERLSTENFASEKGNISYVSRPELKEGTSDNHAYSPKHIRHSFDGLRSAGTFDSAEVNNLSLEINGGLGELSKSPTTRSSHAYDGSVSSNDGMDEQFLGQNLYSFKGGSRKGKGAVKSSMLYEDVEMRSQSNFPNRMYQNEVLETDRGDHANRMRTKTDEFPFPYKMPLHGSSPHSGYESGSPSNQIYNELYLSSSYVSPDSVEDPDQEKMKLLRMVYKLQDQLNRTNHANKETNERLSARNHISSYQSDDSHEGRFYHGLDYPRGDANASYSHGINMHQRRHNFSHVPYSTEPTSNAHHIDHPYFNCCPQEGQHVGEFPLCFPYQREDLYRPHPVHSRCLSQHSYPSSPQWLINSKHVHGRETKSCDQRYRATEMNYTRTRDKPSFTKRHYRPVAGAAPFVTCHKCLNLLQLPADFLLFRRVCHKLKCGACQKVLKFSLQNKSHIISYTPNAVGPPSSDLDMKNKPINGINTQSEPHVADRVSYSDDYGHSVSKSYSSEGDPVSVAPLHNLHEGTHDNPSVSPSTIDAITEKEKTASRGPSTSKAPSNMSSEGESPQSLPKPSALHQLMGYASPSQVLRGAPVSNEGKEVMKYIFGEAGHYY; encoded by the exons ATGTCTAGCGAATCAGCTCCCAAACCTCGATTTGTATTATGTCCTAAATGCAGGCTGCTGCTTCAAGAGCCTCAAAATTTTGACGTGTACAAGTGCGGTGGATGCGGCACGACCCTTCAAG CTAAGAAACGAAAAAGCAGAGCTGCAAATTCAGAATCCAGTTCAAACGAGACTGATGCAGCTGCTCCTAGAAATGCATCAGATCTTGTTTCTGGTGATAAACAATACAGCAACGGGGAGAAGCTAGTTAGTCCTCAAAATAATGTTTCAATAGAAAAAGCATCTGATTCTTTGTCTGTAGATTCTTCTTCAGAGGGGAATGAAGGAAGGaatcaaattgaaaatagtGAATGCAATGGGAAGCAGCCGGTTACTACTCAGGAGAATGGTTCGAGAGAAAAAGCTTCTTTCTCTTCCTCAGGAGAATGTTCTTCAGAGGAAAATATTGAAAGGGGTCAAATTGAAAATGGTGAATGCAATGAAGAGAAAACAGTTAATTCTCAGGAGAATATTTTGAGGGAAAAAATAACTAGCTCTTCCTCCGGAGAATGTTCGTTGGATGGAAGTGGTGAAAGGGGTCAAATGGAAAAGGGTGAATGCAATGAAGAGCAACCAGTTATTTCTCAGGAGAATGATTTGAGGGAAAAAGCAACTAGCTCTTCAGAAGAATTTTCATTGGATGGAAATAGTGGAAGGATTCAAATTGAAAATGGTAAATGTGATGAAGAGAAGCTTGTACCATTTAATTTATCAGATGAAGAACCAGAAGATGAGGTGGATATCTATAAGTTATCAGACATCAGAAGGCATACAGTGTCCAACAGAGGTTACTCAAATGAGCTCCCACAGGCCTCAGCAGAAGTGATAGCAGACAATtcagttgaaaaagaaaatgagactAACTTGAAACTAGAAGAGCAAATCAATGGAAACATGCCATTAGAACAAACAGGAAATCGGTTAATTAGTGCACTTGACAGTGCACCCAATAATGCAGACTTGAAAGAATTAAATGGTGAAAACTTGTCATTACAAAGAACAGAAGAGGACATTGGTGGAAATGCATGTACGGACGAAAGGTTGAGTACTGAGAACTTTGCATCTGAAAAAGGAAACATTTCATATGTTTCTCGGCCTGAACTTAAAGAAGGTACATCTGATAATCATGCATATTCTCCCAAACATATTCGACATAGCTTTGACGGTTTAAGGTCAGCGGGTACATTTGACAGTGCAGAAGTGAATAATCTGAGTTTGGAGATTAATGGTGGGCTTGGAGAATTGTCTAAATCTCCAACAACTAGAAGTTCTCATGCTTATGACGGCAGTGTCTCTTCTAACGATGGAATGGATGAGCAGTTCCTCGGTCAaaatttatattcttttaagGGAGGCTCGAGAAAGGGAAAAGGTGCTGTTAAAAGTAGCATGTTATATGAAGATGTTGAAATGCGAAGTCAGTCGAATTTTCCCAATAGAATGTATCAAAATGAGGTTCTGGAGACCGATAGAGGTGATCATGCAAATCGGATGCGAACAAAAACTGACGAGTTTCCGTTTCCATACAAAATGCCTCTCCATGGAAGCAGTCCCCACTCTGGCTATGAAAGTGGAAGtccatcaaatcaaatatacaATGAACTCTACCTCAGTTCAAGCTATGTTTCACCCGACTCCGTCGAGGACCCTGACCAGGAGAAGATGAAACTGTTGAGAATGGTTTATAAGTTGCAGGATCAGCTCAACAGAACCAACCATGCAAACAAGGAAACAAACGAAAGACTCTCTGCGCGAAACCATATTTCTTCATACCAAAGCGATGATTCACACGAAGGGAGATTTTATCATGGTTTGGATTACCCTAGGGGGGATGCAAATGCAAGCTATAGTCATGGCATCAACATGCACCAAAGGCGGCATAACTTTTCGCATGTACCTTATTCAACCGAGCCAACAAGCAATGCACACCATATTGATCATCCTTATTTCAATTGTTGTCCTCAAGAGGGGCAACACGTGGGAGAGTTTCCTCTGTGCTTTCCTTACCAGCGTGAAGATTTGTATCGGCCTCATCCAGTTCATAGTCGTTGCTTATCTCAGCATTCTTATCCTTCAAGTCCGCAATGGTTAATAAACTCAAAACATGTTCACGGCCGTGAAACAAAATCTTGTGATCAGAGATACAGGGCTACCGAGATGAACTATACTAGAACTAGGGACAAGCCGAGTTTTACTAAGCGACATTACCGGCCAGTAGCAGGTGCAGCACCGTTTGTCACTTGTCATAAATGCTTAAATCTGCTGCAACTTCCCGCAGATTTTCTCCTTTTCAGAAGAGTATGTCATAAGCTCAAATGTGGTGCTTGTCAAAAAGTACTTAAATTTTCTCTCCAGAACAAAAGTCATATAATTTCTTATACTCCAAATGCTGTTGGACCACCATCAAGTGACCTTGATATGAAAAACAAGCCAATAAATGGCATCAATACTCAGTCTGAACCTCATGTTGCGGACCGCGTGTCATATTCCGATGATTATGGTCATTCTGTCAGTAAAAGCTATTCCTCAGAAGGAGATCCTGTTTCTGTTGCACCGTTGCACAACTTGCATGAGGGTACACACGACAATCCAAGTGTCTCTCCCAGTACCATTGACGCTATAACAGAGAAGGAGAAAACTGCTTCAAGAGGACCTAGCACGAGTAAGGCTCCATCCAATATGTCATCAGAAGGAGAGTCACCACAGTCACTGCCAAAACCTTCAGCACTTCATCAACTGATGGGTTATGCCTCTCCAAGTCAAGTGCTAAGAGGTGCTCCAGTCTCTAATGAAGGAAAAGAGgtcatgaaatatatatttggggaagcgGGGCATTATTATTGA